The Cupriavidus sp. EM10 genome includes a region encoding these proteins:
- a CDS encoding aliphatic sulfonate ABC transporter substrate-binding protein has product MSFPNTTRRRIVLGGMASLGALVAPAISSNVALAADTPETLRIGYQKSSTLMIWLKSRQVLEQALAPRKVNVQWHEFTSGLPLLESLNVGNLDLTADVADAVPPFALAAGASMTYYAIESPSPPAQAIVVRHDSSIRSVAQLKGQRVAFSKGAGAHYLLLEALNEAGLSMRDIEPAYLTPADARAAFERGSVAAWVIWDPFLAAVQRQANARILRDGAKLSSYRRFYLAATPYAKRRPDVLATVYGELRRAGEWVKANPAEAAAWHAPLIGLDAATVEAANARRTYQVQPVDAAALEEQQRIADAFASQSILPRKVTVAASPVWKPV; this is encoded by the coding sequence ATGTCGTTCCCCAACACCACCCGCCGGCGCATCGTACTTGGCGGCATGGCCAGCCTGGGTGCCCTCGTCGCGCCTGCCATCTCGTCCAACGTCGCGCTGGCCGCCGACACGCCCGAGACGCTGCGCATCGGCTACCAGAAGTCGTCCACGCTGATGATCTGGCTGAAGTCGCGGCAGGTACTGGAACAGGCGCTGGCGCCGCGCAAGGTCAACGTGCAGTGGCATGAATTCACGTCGGGGCTGCCGTTGCTGGAATCGCTGAACGTCGGCAACCTGGACCTGACCGCCGACGTGGCCGATGCCGTGCCGCCATTCGCGCTGGCCGCCGGGGCCAGCATGACGTATTACGCGATCGAATCGCCGTCGCCCCCGGCGCAGGCCATCGTGGTGCGGCACGATTCGTCGATCCGCTCGGTGGCGCAGCTCAAGGGCCAGCGCGTGGCGTTCTCCAAGGGCGCCGGTGCGCACTACCTGCTGCTGGAAGCGCTGAACGAAGCAGGCCTGTCGATGCGTGACATCGAGCCGGCTTACCTGACACCGGCCGATGCCCGCGCCGCGTTCGAGCGCGGCAGCGTGGCCGCGTGGGTGATCTGGGACCCGTTCCTGGCGGCGGTGCAGCGCCAGGCCAACGCGCGCATCCTGCGCGACGGCGCGAAGCTGTCGAGCTACCGGCGCTTCTACCTGGCCGCCACGCCGTATGCAAAGCGCCGGCCCGACGTGCTGGCCACGGTCTACGGCGAACTGCGGCGCGCCGGCGAATGGGTCAAGGCCAACCCCGCCGAGGCCGCCGCCTGGCATGCGCCGCTGATCGGCCTTGACGCCGCCACGGTCGAAGCTGCCAACGCACGTCGCACGTACCAGGTACAGCCCGTGGACGCCGCAGCGCTGGAGGAGCAGCAACGCATCGCCGATGCGTTCGCCAGCCAGTCCATCCTGCCGCGCAAGGTGACCGTGGCCGCGTCGCCGGTGTGGAAGCCGGTTTGA
- a CDS encoding TauD/TfdA family dioxygenase: MTTAVAETLQDFEIRPLDAALGAEVIGLDLSQPLSAEDFQRIHRAHLDYHVVVFRDQRITPAQQIAFSRRFGPLQIHVLHQFQLANHPEILIVSNVLKDGKPIGLGDAGHFWHSDLSYKETPSLGSLLHAIELPAEGGDTLFANMHAAYDGLPAALKQRIDGLTAEHTYLARYAELQKRSPWRPNLTPEQIAQVKPVVQPVVRTHPETGRKALFVSEHFTTKIVGLPDAESRALLDELFAHSVQPQYVYRHRWREHDLVFWDNRSLLHLAAGTPDHLRRVMYRTTIEGDKPF; this comes from the coding sequence ATGACAACCGCCGTCGCAGAAACCCTGCAGGATTTCGAAATCCGTCCGCTGGACGCCGCGCTCGGTGCAGAAGTGATCGGGCTCGACCTGAGCCAGCCGCTGTCCGCCGAGGATTTCCAGCGCATTCACCGTGCCCATCTGGACTACCACGTGGTGGTGTTCCGCGACCAGCGCATCACGCCGGCTCAGCAGATCGCGTTCAGCCGGCGCTTTGGCCCGCTGCAGATCCACGTGCTGCACCAGTTCCAGCTGGCCAACCATCCCGAGATTCTGATCGTTTCCAACGTGCTGAAGGACGGCAAGCCGATCGGGCTGGGCGATGCCGGCCACTTCTGGCACTCGGACCTGTCGTACAAGGAAACGCCCAGCCTGGGGTCGCTGCTTCACGCTATCGAGTTGCCGGCCGAAGGCGGCGATACGCTGTTCGCCAACATGCACGCCGCCTACGATGGCCTGCCGGCGGCGCTCAAGCAAAGGATCGACGGCCTGACCGCCGAGCACACCTACCTGGCGCGCTACGCCGAGCTGCAGAAGCGCAGCCCGTGGCGGCCGAACCTGACGCCGGAGCAGATCGCGCAGGTCAAGCCCGTGGTGCAGCCGGTGGTGCGCACCCATCCCGAGACGGGCCGCAAGGCGCTGTTCGTCAGCGAGCATTTCACGACGAAGATCGTCGGCCTGCCCGATGCCGAAAGCCGTGCACTGCTCGACGAATTGTTCGCGCACAGCGTGCAGCCCCAATACGTCTACCGTCACCGGTGGCGCGAACATGACCTGGTGTTCTGGGACAACCGATCGCTGCTGCACCTGGCGGCCGGCACGCCCGACCACCTGCGCCGCGTGATGTACCGCACGACGATCGAAGGCGACAAGCCGTTCTGA
- a CDS encoding ABC transporter substrate-binding protein, translating to MSAFSFAIPFAIPFARRATLAVLTAGLALTGTAHAEGRIRIAEQFGVVYLLLNVARDQQLIEKHGKQQGVDVKVEWTQLSGGSAVNDALLSGAIDIAGAGVGPLLTLWDRTHGRQNVKGVASLGNFPYYLVSNNPKVKSIADFSGKDRIALPAVTVSVQSRVLQYAAAKQWGDKEFNRLDKWTVAVPHPDAAAAIIAGGTEITGHFGNPPFQEQELAGNPNARIVLNSYDVLGGPSSATVLYATEKFRNENPKTYRAFVDALSEAATFATANPEAAADLYIRVNKARIDRALLVKILKNPQVQFKVTPQNTYPLADFMHRVGAIKNRPASWQDYFFQDPATAQGS from the coding sequence ATGTCCGCGTTTTCGTTTGCCATTCCGTTCGCCATCCCCTTTGCACGCCGCGCCACGCTGGCCGTCCTGACCGCCGGCCTGGCCCTGACCGGCACCGCGCACGCCGAGGGCAGGATCCGCATCGCCGAGCAGTTTGGCGTGGTCTACCTGCTGCTGAACGTGGCGCGCGACCAGCAGCTGATCGAGAAGCACGGCAAGCAGCAGGGTGTCGACGTGAAGGTGGAATGGACGCAGCTGTCGGGCGGCTCGGCCGTCAACGACGCGCTGCTGTCGGGCGCCATCGACATTGCCGGTGCCGGCGTGGGCCCGCTGCTGACGCTGTGGGACCGCACGCACGGCCGCCAGAACGTGAAGGGCGTGGCATCGCTGGGCAACTTCCCGTACTACCTGGTTTCGAACAACCCCAAGGTGAAGTCGATTGCCGACTTCTCGGGCAAGGACCGCATCGCGCTGCCGGCGGTGACCGTGTCGGTGCAGTCGCGCGTGCTGCAGTACGCGGCCGCCAAACAGTGGGGCGACAAGGAGTTCAACCGCCTCGACAAATGGACCGTGGCCGTGCCGCACCCCGACGCCGCTGCTGCGATCATTGCGGGCGGCACCGAGATCACGGGCCATTTCGGCAATCCGCCGTTCCAGGAGCAGGAACTGGCCGGCAACCCGAACGCGCGCATCGTGCTGAATTCGTATGACGTGCTGGGCGGCCCCAGCTCGGCCACGGTGCTGTACGCCACAGAGAAATTCCGCAACGAGAACCCGAAGACCTATCGCGCGTTCGTCGATGCGCTGTCCGAGGCCGCCACGTTCGCGACGGCCAACCCCGAGGCCGCCGCCGATCTCTACATCCGCGTGAACAAGGCCAGGATCGACCGGGCGCTGCTGGTCAAGATCCTGAAGAACCCGCAGGTGCAGTTCAAGGTCACGCCGCAGAACACGTATCCGCTGGCCGATTTCATGCATCGCGTGGGCGCCATCAAGAACCGCCCGGCGTCCTGGCAGGACTACTTCTTCCAGGACCCGGCCACCGCGCAGGGGAGCTGA
- a CDS encoding ABC transporter ATP-binding protein: MADGNHGNHGNPHLRVVPHPQPLLQVDGVSLEYRTPTRVVRATHRVSFDVHASDRFVLLGPSGCGKSTLLKAVAGFVPPAEGEIRLEGRRVQAPGPDRIVVFQEFDQLPPWKTVRQNVMFPLRQARGLSKAEASDVAMHFLDKVGLAGFADAYPHTLSGGMKQRVAIARALATRPKVLLMDEPFAALDALTRRRMQEELLALWDEAAFTLLFVTHSIEEALVVGSRILLLSPHPGRVRAELNSHHFSLASQGSAEFQQAAQRIHAMLFDTPADAHPTTGHAPRAATH, from the coding sequence ATGGCCGACGGCAATCACGGGAATCACGGCAATCCGCATCTGCGGGTGGTGCCCCATCCGCAGCCGCTGCTGCAGGTGGATGGCGTATCGCTCGAATACCGTACGCCCACGCGCGTGGTGCGCGCCACGCATCGCGTGAGCTTCGACGTGCACGCATCGGACCGCTTCGTGCTGCTGGGGCCGTCCGGTTGCGGCAAGTCGACGCTGCTCAAGGCCGTGGCCGGCTTCGTGCCGCCGGCCGAGGGCGAGATCCGGCTCGAAGGGCGGCGCGTGCAGGCGCCGGGCCCGGACCGCATCGTCGTGTTCCAGGAATTCGACCAGCTGCCGCCATGGAAGACCGTCCGGCAGAACGTGATGTTTCCGCTGCGTCAGGCGCGTGGGCTGTCAAAGGCCGAGGCCAGCGACGTGGCCATGCATTTCCTGGACAAGGTCGGGCTGGCGGGCTTTGCCGATGCCTACCCGCATACGCTGTCTGGCGGCATGAAGCAGCGCGTGGCCATTGCCCGCGCGCTGGCCACGCGGCCCAAGGTCCTGCTGATGGATGAGCCGTTTGCCGCGCTCGATGCGCTGACGCGCCGGCGCATGCAGGAAGAACTGCTGGCGCTGTGGGACGAGGCGGCGTTCACGCTGCTGTTCGTGACCCATTCGATCGAAGAGGCGCTGGTCGTGGGCAGCCGCATCCTGCTGCTGTCGCCGCATCCGGGCCGCGTGCGCGCAGAGCTGAACAGCCACCACTTCTCGCTGGCCAGCCAGGGCAGCGCGGAATTCCAGCAGGCCGCCCAGCGCATCCACGCGATGCTGTTCGATACGCCGGCCGACGCCCACCCCACAACCGGCCACGCCCCGCGCGCGGCCACGCACTGA